A DNA window from Cutaneotrichosporon cavernicola HIS019 DNA, chromosome: 2 contains the following coding sequences:
- the DUT gene encoding uncharacterized protein (dUTP metabolic process) — protein sequence MTLTSNIVKGNDDGKKATAKLPTTIMPSARAVAKWIHPASTCACASKLNQPLRVKRLGPEAIIPTRGSASAAGFDLYASRESTVPARGKAMVDTDISIALPEGTYGRIAPRSGLAAKHSIDTGAGVIDVDYRGPIKVILFNFSDADFSIAAGDRIAQLILEEVRLAPAVEVEDLDVTERGEGGFGSTGGFGGAAPAQ from the exons ATGACCCTCACCTCCAACATCGTCAAGGgcaacgacgacggcaagaaggccaCTGCCAAGCTTCCTACTACCATCATGCCCTCTGCCCGCGCTGTAGCCAAGTGGATTCATCCCGCTTCCACTTGCGCCTGCGCGTCCAAGCTG AACCAGCCCCTCCGCgtcaagcgcctcggcccCGAGGCCATCATCCCCACGCGCggctccgcctccgccgccggctTTGACCTGTACGCCTCGCGCGAGTCCACCGTCCCCGCCCGCGGAAAGGCCATGGTAGACACGGACATTTCGATCGCCCTTCCCGAGGGCACGTATGGTCGTatcgcgccgcgctccgGTCTTG ccgCCAAACACTCGATCGACACGGGTGCCGGCGTCATTGACGTCGATTACCGCGGGCCTATCAAGGTCATCCTCTTCAACTTCTCGGACGCCGACTTCTCCA TCGCGGCTGGCGACCGTATCGCCCAGCTCATccttgaggaggtgcgTCTGGCGCCCGctgttgaggtcgaggacctcgacgtcactgagcgcggcgagggcggttTCGGGAGTACTGGCGGCTTTGGTGGCGCTGCTCCAGCTCAGTAG
- a CDS encoding uncharacterized protein (Mago nashi protein) — MSNPVTELENDPFYLRYYTGHQGMHGHEFLEFEYGQGRLRYANNSNYRNDSLIRKEVYVGATVAEELKRIVRDSEITKEDDSAWPKKNVVGRQELEVRIDKEHISFETAKIGSLADVNESADAEGLRVFYYLVQDLKCFIFSLITLHFKIKPIQQ; from the exons ATGAGCAACCCCGtgaccgagctcgagaacgaCCCCTTCTACCTCCGGTACTA CACCGGACACCAGGGCATGCACGGCCACGAGTTCCTCGAGTTCGAGTACGGGCAGG GACGGTTACGTTATGCCAACAACTCGAACTACCGTAACGACTCGCTCATCCGCAAGGAGG TGTATGTCGGCGCGACGGTTGCCGAGGAGTTGAAGCGGATTGTGCGCGACAGCGAGATCACAAA AGAAGACGACTCGGCGTGGCCGAAGAAGAACGTCGTGGGGCGgcaggagctcgaggtccgGATAGACAAGGAGCATATTTCGTTCGAA accgCAAAAATCGGCTCGCTCGCGGACGTCAACGAGAGCGCAGACGCCGAGGGGCTGCGTGTCTTCTACTACCTCGTGCAGGATCTCAAG TGCTTCATCTTTTCCCTCATCACGCTGCACTTCAAGATCAAGCCCA tcCAACAATAG
- a CDS encoding uncharacterized protein (Ubiquitin carboxyl-terminal hydrolase, family 1), protein MEDPSGWSLTESDPQVFSELLRNLGVQGLQVDDLYSLDADTLTQLKPIHALIFLFKWVGQGGGDDAAGVEIEPSEAGVWFANQVINNSCGTIAALNAVMNIPEVQAGTESIGIGSELSNLREFGAGMSSMDLGHVVASSDTIREVHNSFSKASPFSLDPSAIPERDKDDAYHFVTYLPVNGVLYELDGLRSAPLMHAGCDDDWLDAARETIEARIATYPPGSVMFNLLAVRSAAIPRLEREIAATSNEMERFRLSETLAQERAKAEEGAVENALRRHNMLPLVLGLFEALNASSIKAGVIDAARDKAKERKAKAGERKQ, encoded by the exons ATGGAGGACCCATCTGGCTGGTCACTGACCGAGTCGGACCCGCAAGTCTTCAGCGAGCTACTCCGCAACCTCGGCGTGCAAGGTCTGCAAGTG GACGACCTGTACTCGCTCGATGCGGACACGTTAACTCAACTCAAGCCGATACACGCCCTCATTTTCCTGTTCAAGTGGGTCGGCCAAgggggcggcgacgacgcggcgggTGTCGAGATCGAACCCTCCGAGGCGGGGGTGTGGTTTGCCAACCAG GTCATCAACAACTCGTGTGGGACTATTGCCGCGCTCAATGCCGTCATGAACATACCCGAGGTGCAGGCTGGGACTGAGAGCATTGGTATTGGCTCCGAGCTTAGCAACTTGCGCGAGTTTGGGGCAGGCATGTCGAGCATGGA cctGGGCCATGTCGTCGCAAGCTCGGACACGATCCGCGAGGTCCACAACAGCTTCAGCAAGGCGTCTCCGTTCTCGCTCGACCCCTCCGCCATTCCCGAACGCGATAAGGACGACGCCTACCACTTTGTGACATACCTCCCGGTCAACGGGGTGCTGTACGAGCTTGACGGTCTTCGCTCCGCGCCGCTGATGCACGCGGGCTGTGACGACGACtggctcgacgccgcgcgcgagacAATCGAAGCCCGTATCGCCACATACCCGCCCGGATCGGTCATGTTCAATCTCCTCGCTGTGCGGTCTGCTGCTATTCcgcgccttgagcgcgagatTGCGGCAACCAGTAATGAGATGGAGCGGTTCCGTCTCTCAGAGACGTTGGCGCAGGAACGCGCAAAGGCCGAAGAGGGGGCGGTGGAGAACGCCCTTCGGAGACACAATATGTTGCCGCTCGTGCTGGGGCTGTTTGAGGCGCTTAATGCCAGCAGTATCAAGGCGGGCGTTATTGATGCTGCGCGggacaaggccaaggagcgTAAGGCTAAGGCTGGGGAGCGCAAGCAGTAG
- a CDS encoding uncharacterized protein (ATP synthase complex subunit h) — protein MSLLRLTVQRTPAFARSFSVSAARKDLIQDLYVNQLKSYKAPAKGADAHTQHVRSFAAPATPAAPAVPSDLAGEMSKFDATEPTLGNTATPTQAAAETGGSAQEFLEAMEADLPKNTDH, from the exons ATgtccctcctccgcctcacT GTCCAGCGCACGCCCGCGTTCGCGCGCTCGTTCTCGGTCTCGGCTGCGCGCAAGG ACCTCATCCAGGACCTCTACGTCAACCAGCTCAAGTCGTACAAGGCGCCTGCCAAG GGTGCTGACGCGCACACTCAACACGTCCGCTCGTTCGCTGCGCCCGccacccccgccgcgcctgCTGTCCCCAGCGACCTCGCCGGCGAGATGTCCAAGTTTGACGCGACGGAGCCTACCCTCGGCAACACTGCTACTCCCACTCAGGCTGCTGCTGAGACTGGCGGCTCGGCCCAGGagttcctcgaggccatggAGGCCGACCTCCCCAAGAACACCGACCACTAG